Genomic window (Bacillus vallismortis):
GCCTGGGATTGGTTGATGAAAAAGACGGTAAAGACCTTTTATACACATTGGAGCGCGAATTGTCTGCTTTGCATGACGCGTTTACAGGTAAATAAATGATAAAACTCAAACTTGTTAACAGTTTGGGTTTTTTTATAACCGCACATTTTCTCCTACCTTCTCGGAGACGGTCTTTTTTTACACATTCCTTCCGAATCGTATAGAGATTCTTCATCTCGTTTGATAAATTGTAGTAAAATAAAAAAGATCAATACATAAAAACCATAGATAATGGAAGTTGGAAGCAGGGAAGAGGATGTTATGTTAAAAAAAATGCTGAAATCTTATGATTACTCACTGATATTCGCAATTGTTTTATTATGCGGATTCGGTTTAGTGATGGTATACAGTTCAAGTATGATTACGGCTGTTTCTCGTTATAACGTAAGCAGTAATTTTTTCTTCATGAGGCAGCTGTTTGCTTTATTTGCGGGTGGCGCTCTTTTTATTCTCATGGCTTTGTTTCCTTACAAAGCACTGGCTCACCAAAAGTTTCAGAAGGGAATGCTGCTTGTTTCTGTTTTTGCGCTCATTTCGCTGTTCGTATTCGGACATGTTGCCGGAAACGCGCAAAGCTGGTTTAAAATTGGCGGACTGAGCATGCAGCCGGGCGAATTTGTCAAGCTAGTGGTCATATTGTACCTTGCAGCCGTATACGCCAAAAAACAAAGCTATATTGATCATCTGTTAACGGGAGTTGCGCCTCCGGTGGTGATGACAATCATTCTTTGCGGTTTGATCGCTATGCAGCCTGACTTCGGAACTGCGGCGATTATCGGATTAATTGCGGCTTGCATGATTTTGTGTTCCGGTTTCAGCGGGAAGACTCTGGCAAGGCTTATTTTACTGGGGGGGATTGTTTTACTCTTGGTCAGTCCGATTATTTATTTAAACAAGGATAAAATCCTGTCAGAAAAGCGTTTAGATCGTTTTGAGAGCCTTGAAGATCCGTTTAAATATGCGGATTCATCCGGCCTGCAAGTGATTAATTCCTATTATGCAATCGGATCAGGCGGTATTTTCGGTATGGGACTAGGTGAAAGTATTCAAAAATACGGTTATCTTCCTGAATCGCATACTGACTTTATTATGGCTGTCATTGCCGAAGAACTTGGTATTTTTGGGGTATTGTTTGTGATTATTCTATTGGGGTTTATCGTCATAAAAGGCTTTTATATAGCCAGAAAGTGCGAGGACCCGTTTGGAAGTCTTCTAGCGATCGGTATTTCAAGCATGATCGCCATCCAATCGTTTGTTAACCTTGGCGGTGTCAGCGGATTAATTCCCATTACAGGAGTTACGCTGCCGTTTATCAGTTACGGGGGGTCTTCTTTAGTGCTGCTGCTGGCGAGTATGGGAATATTAGCCAATATCAGTATGTTTGTGAAATATTCAGAGAATAAGAAAAAGAAAGAGCCCGTGGCGTCAAAGGGAATGAAGAAGAAACAGCTTGAAAAAACTGTTTATCTGTAAAAAACAAGTGTGTACATGGGAAGGATATTCCTTTATGATAGATTATATTCCATTTCGGGTAAGGGGGAAAAAGTTTGTCACAGCAATCTATACAAAAAGTGTTAGTAGCAAACAGGGGAGAAATTGCAATCCGTATATTCCGTGCTTGTACAGAATTAAATATTCGTACAGTTGCGGTCTATTCAAAAGAAGATTCCGGTTCCTATCATCGTTATAAAGCAGATGAAGCGTACCTGGTTGGCGAAGGAAAAAAACCGATTGATGCTTACCTGGATATTGAGGGTATCATTGATATTGCGAAAAGAAACAAAGTGGATGCAATCCATCCGGGATACGGTTTCTTATCTGAGAATATACATTTCGCCAAACGCTGTGAAGAAGAAGGCATTGTGTTCATCGGTCCTACTTCTGAACATTTAAATATGTTTGGTGATAAGGTGAAAGCGCGTGAACAGGCAGAAAAAGCCGGAATTCCTGTAATCCCGGGAAGCGATGGTCCTGCAGAAACGCTTGAAGCCGTCGAACAATTCGGACAAACGCACGGTTATCCGATGATTATTAAAGCTTCTCTTGGCGGCGGCGGACGCGGCATGAGAATTGTCAGAAGTGAAAGTGAAGTAAAAGAAGCATATGATCGTGCAAAATCAGAGGCAAAAGCAGCCTTTGGCAATGACGAAGTATATGTAGAGAAACTGATTGAAAACCCTAAGCACATTGAAGTTCAAGTCATTGGAGACAAGCAGGGCAACGTGGTTCATCTTTTTGAAAGGGATTGTTCTGTTCAAAGACGCCATCAAAAAGTAATCGAAGTAGCGCCGAGTGTCTCGCTGTCACCTGAGTTGAGAGATCAAATTTGCGAAGCGGCAGTTGCGCTTGCCAAAAATGTGGATTATATAAACGCCGGCACGGTTGAGTTCCTTGTTGCGAACAACGAGTTCTATTTCATTGAAGTAAACCCGCGCGTTCAAGTTGAACATACAATTACAGAAATGATTACCGGTGTCGATATTGTCCAAACACAGATCCTTGTTGCCCAGGGGCACAGTCTTCACAGCAAAAAAGTAAATATTCCACATCAAAAGGACATTTCTACAATCGGTTATGCAATTCAGTCACGGGTAACGACTGAAGATCCGCAGAATGATTTCATGCCCGATACAGGAAAAATTATGGCTTACCGCTCTGGCGGCGGCTTTGGTGTCCGGCTAGACACCGGAAACAGCTTCCAAGGCGCCGTAATTACCCCGTATTACGATTCACTTCTCGTTAAGCTTTCAACTTGGGCTTTAACATTTGAACAGGCGGCGGCCAAAATGGTCCGAAACCTTCAGGAGTTTAGAATCAGGGGCATTAAAACAAATATTCCGTTCCTTGAGAACGTTGCAAAACATGATAAATTCCTGACAGGACAATATGATACTTCCTTCATTGATACAACACCTGAGCTGTTTATTTTCCCTAAACAGAAAGACCGCGGCACGAAAATGCTCACGTACATCGGCAATGTGACAGTGAACGGGTTCCCTGGAATCGGGAAAAAAGAAAAACCGGCGTTTGACAAGCCGATACATGTAAAAGCAGACGTTGATCAGGAGCCTGCCAGAGGAACAAAGCAAATCCTTGATGAAAAAGGCGCTGAAGGTCTTGCGAAATGGGTGAAGGAACAGAAATCTGTCCTTTTAACTGATACAACATTCAGGGATGCACACCAATCCTTATTGGCAACGAGATTCAGATCACATGATTTGAAAAAAATCGCGAATCCGACGGCTGCTTTATGGCCTGAGCTATTTAGCATGGAAATGTGGGGAGGCGCGACCTTCGATGTAGCCTACCGATTCCTGAAAGAAGATCCGTGGAAGCGTCTGGAGGACCTTCGAAAGGAAGTGCCGAATACCTTATTCCAGATGCTGCTTCGTTCATCAAACGCAGTCGGCTATACGAATTATCCGGACAATGTGATTAAAGAATTTGTGAAGCAATCCGCTCAATCCGGTATTGATGTGTTCCGTATATTCGATAGCTTAAACTGGGTAAAAGGGATGACATTAGCTATTGATGCGGTTCGTGATACCGGCAAAGTGGCAGAAGCCGCGATTTGTTACACGGGAGATATCCTTGATAAGAACCGTACGAAATATGATCTTGCTTATTATACGTCGATGGCGAAGGAGCTTGAGGCGGCCGGAGCCCATATTCTCGGAATTAAAGATATGGCGGGGCTGTTAAAACCGCAGGCTGCATATGAACTCGTTTCTGCATTGAAGGAGACGATCAATATTCCGGTTCACCTGCATACGCATGATACGAGCGGAAACGGTATTTATATGTATGCGAAAGCCGTTGAAGCAGGCGTTGATATCATAGACGTGGCGGTCAGCTCAATGGCGGGTTTAACGTCTCAGCCTAGTGCGAGTGGATTTTATCATGCGATGGAAGGCCACGCCCGTCGCCCGGAAATGAATGTCCAAGGTGTTGAAATGCTGTCCCAATATTGGGAGTCAGTGCGTAAATACTATAGCGAATTTGAAAGCGGAATGAAGTCGCCGCATACTGAAATATATGAACACGAAATGCCTGGAGGCCAATACAGCAACCTGCAGCAGCAGGCGAAGGGAGTAGGCCTGGGTGACCGCTGGAATGAAGTCAAAGAAATGTACAGACGCGTCAACGATATGTTCGGCGATGTCGTGAAGGTCACGCCTTCCTCAAAAGTCGTCGGAGATATGGCGCTCTACATGGTACAAAACAACTTGACTGAAAAGGACGTGTACGAAAAAGGCGAATCATTGGATTTCCCTGATTCAGTTGTTGAGCTATTCAAAGGAAATATCGGCCAGCCTCATGGCGGATTCCCGCAAAAACTCCAAAAACTGATCTTAAAAGGGCAGGAGCCAATTACGGTCAGACCTGGAGAACTGCTTGAGCCGGTATCATTTGAAGCGATCAAACAGGAATTTAAAGAGCAGCATAACTTGGAGATTTCAGATCAAGATGCTATTGCGTATGCCCTTTATCCTAAAGTCTTCTCTGATTATGTGAAAACGGCAGAAAGCTATGGAGACATTTCGGTATTAGATACACCGACATTCTTCTATGGCATGACATTGGGTGAAGAAATAGAAGTGGAAATTGAGCGCGGAAAAACGCTGATCGTTAAGCTGATTTCAATCGGCGAGCCTCAGCCTGATGCCACTCGCGTCCTTTATTTCGAACTGAACGGGCAGCCGCGTGAAGTTGTCATTAAAGATGAAAGCATTAAGTCTTCCGTTCAGGAAAAGCTGAAAGCGGACCGGACAAACCCAACCCACATCGCAGCCTCCATGCCTGGAACGGTTATTAAGGTATTGACTGAGGCAGGTGCAAAAGTCAATAAAGGTGATCACTTAATGATTAATGAAGCGATGAAAATGGAAACAACGGTTCAGGCGCCTTTCTCAGGAACAATCAAGCAGGTTCATGTGAAAAATGGCGAGCCGATCCAAACGGGAGATCTGCTTATCGAAATTGAAAAAGCATAATAAACCGGAGTGTATATCATTTGATATACACTCTTGTTTTTTAGAAAAAAGCGGAGTGAAACAAATGAAAGTTGTCATTGTGTGGTTTAGAAGAGATTTAAGGCTTGAAGACAATACAGCACTGTCAAAAGCTATTTCCTATTCAAAACAAAAACAGGCTGGTCTGCTTCCGATCTTTCAGATCGATCCTCACTTTGTAGATATGAAGTATGATATGAGTCACGAATATTTTTTTAAGACACTCTCTGTTTTTACAAATGAAGCGCGACAAAAGGGACTCTATCTGCACATCTTTTATCTTGAAGCGATACATATGTTTCGCAGGCTGATGGATGCATATGAAATTGATGCGGTTTTTTATAATCAGGATGACGCAGGATACGGAGCGCAGAGGGATCATGAAGTATCAGCGTTTTTAAGAAAAAACGGGATTTATCCTTCGCCATGGACAGATGCACATATTCACGGTGCGGACGACATCGTGAAACAAGATGGCAGTATGTATAAGGTGTTTACGCCATATTTTAGATCATGGTCAAAGGCTGAAAAGCCGAAAATGATGGAGATCGATCCTCATTTTTTATGTTCAACGCAGATGATTAGAAATCAGTCGTTATCTAATCAGGGCGAACGGGTGCTGGAACATCTTGTGCAGTCCAGCAAAAGACACTGGGTGCATGTTGATGCCTCCATTGCAAAAGAGGCTCTCTTCCGATTTATAGATGAAAAGCTGTCAATGTACCATAAAAATAGAGACATGCCTTTTGCAAATAGCACCAGCAAGCTGTCCCGGTTTCTAAAAACCGGCGTCTTGTCACCGCGTATGGTATATTATGCAGTACTGCAGCATGAGTCGCCGCAAGGAGCGAAGGACGTTTTTATCAAGGAGCTGGCTTGGCGCGACTTTTACAACATGGTATACGCCGCTCATCCGCACATGGCTGAGACGGAAATTGATGAGAGGTTCCGCAACATCAGCTGGAATCATGATCACAAGCTGTTTCAAGCGTGGTGTGAAGGGCGCACTGGTTTTCCGATCGTTGATGCGGGGATGAGGCAGCTTAACAAAGAAGGCTGGATGCATAACCGGCTTCGCATGATCACTGCTTCTTTTCTCGTTAAGGAGTTTTTAATCGATTGGCGTCTCGGGGAAGCATATTTTGCTGATAAATTAATTGATTACGATCCTGCATCTAACATTGGCGGGTGGCAGTGGGCTGCTTCTGTCGGGACGGATGCTGTACCGTACTTCAGGATATTTAATCCTGTCATCCAATCTAAGAAGTTTGATCCGGATGGGCTGTTTATTAAGAGATACATTCCCGAATTGAAACATATTCCGGATGAATTTCTTCACGAGCCATGGAAAATGACGCCCCAAATTGAAGGGAGTTCATCCTGCATCATCGGCGAGGATTATCCGAATCCGCTCATTGATCATCAAGTTCAGCGGAGGCTGGCCATTGAAACATATGAAACGGCAAAAAATATGACATAAAAAAGACCGAAGCACTGGAAGCTTTGGTCTAAAATCTTTATGATTGTCTGGATTCATAACGGAACCGTGCAATCAATAATATGAAGTAGCATAGAACGCCAAACAGGCAGGCAATAAAGAACGAGTGGGCAAGAGCAAAGCCCAGAGCCAGTTCAGTATACACGATCATAATACCGGACAGTGCCTGTAATGTAATAAAAATAAGACATGAGATCCAGCCCCAAAAGATCTGCTTTTGATCTTTATAGGAAGTAATAGCATGAACAGCGGCCACAATAATCCATACAAACAAGAGCAATGCTGCTGTTCTGTGGCCCATTTGCACCCATTCAGGGAATTGAGTCGGAAGTCCATTGTTCAGCGGACTGCATAGCGGCACATCAGGACATGCCAGACTTGATTCTGTATGCCTTACATATGCGCCTGTATACACAACGATATAGGTATATATTAATATTCCTATCATGTGAAATTGCATTCTTTTGCCGATTTTAAGCGGTTTAACCAGTTTTCTAACTGATTTGTCAGCTTCAAATATAAGCAACGTCAAAATAAGCACTGAAGCGAAAGATATCAATGAGATGCCGAAGTGAAGCGCCATAATCAGCGCGTTTGAACCGAATACGACAGCCAATGCGCCAAGCAGTGCCTGTAGAAATAAAAAGATAATAGACATGATCGCGAGAAACGTTGTTTCACGGAAAATCGGCGTGATTTTTCTCCATGACCAAAACGCAAGGCTTAACACAAGGATAATAGAAATCCCGCTTGCGAATCTGTGGCTCCATTCAATAATTGAAGCCGGGTTCAATTCAGGGAAAAAACGGCCGTGACACAGCGGCCACTGTCTGCCGCATCCTTGGCCGGAACCTGTTTTTGTAACGAGGGCTCCCCCGATTAAAACAATAAGCATGACAAATGTTGTCAGAACACCGAGAGCTTTTAATGCTTTATTCATTTAATATTCACCTTCTTAACATACTGCTGCGATTTTATATACGTTCCAAGTGTAAGCGAATATGTGTTTTGAGGCAATTCTTAGAGCCTTTTGTTCACAAAAATATAATAGAATGGCGGCTTCCGAAAAATGTACACTTGATTATTCATGCCGGGTCTGATAGAAATAAGGTAAACGCACTGCCGATTTCGCGATTGCCTTTATCTTTGGTAAAATTCATAAAAAGTTCACAAATAAATTCCTGTTTGTCGTTTAATATTTAATAGGATGTTTTTTTACAAGATGTTATCTTGTATGATAGAGTTGCAGGTTTTTTATTGTCCTGCGTTAGGTTTGTAAGGGAGGTTTACGTTATGGCTAACTCCAGAATCATAAATGATACAGCTATAGACGGACAAATTGAAGAAACAACGGCATGGAAAGATTTTCTGTCCCTTATTAAAATAGGGATCGTCAATTCCAATCTCATCACGACTTTTACTGGAATGTGGCTTGCACTGCATATTTCCGGTTTGAGTTTTTTAGGCAATATAAACACCGTTCTTCTTACATTAATCGGGTCATCTCTGATTATTGCGGGCTCTTGCGCGATCAATAACTGGTATGACCGGGATATCGATCATCTGATGGAGCGCACGAAAGTAAGACCGACGGTTACGGGTAAAATTCAACCGAATCAGGCGTTATGGTCCGGAATTTTGCTGGTTGCTTTAGGATTGATCATGCTGCTGATGACAACTGTCATGGCTGCTGTTATCGGTTTTATCGGAGTCTTTACGTATGTTGTATTGTACACAATGTGGACGAAACGCCGCTATACGATTAACACAGTAGTAGGAAGTGTTTCCGGCGCTGTTCCGCCACTTATTGGATGGACGGCAGTGGAAGGGCATATCGGTGTCGTGGCATGGGTATTATTCATGATTTTATTTATTTGGCAGATCCCTCATTTTTTAGCATTGGCTATTAAGAAAACTGAGGATTACAGAGCTGCAAATATTCCGATGCTTCCTGTCGTATACGGATTTGAAGTGACAAAAAGACAAATTATTGTGTGGGTTGCGTGCCTGATGCCACTTCCGTTTTTCCTTGGAAGCTTGGGCCTGCCGATTGTCATTCTCGGCTTGCTGTTAAATATCGGCTGGCTGATTCTCGGCTTGATGGGCCTCCGCACCAAAAATATCATGAAGTGGGCAACGCAGATGTTCATTTACTCGCTCAATTACATGACAATCTATTTCGTTGCCATGGTTGTCTTGACTCTTTTTTAAAAAATAGATACATTGCTTGTTTTATCGCTTCAAAATAATCGATGACAACTAGTAAATGCCGCCTTGACCTTTTGTTTAATCAGGCGGCTTTACTTTTATACATAGATGGCATTTTGAGTCAAAAAACTCATATTTTAAGAGAAGTGGAAATGTAAGTGCTTTATTGGTGATAGGCTGGATTGCGACGAATTTCGATCTGCTCTCCGCCTTTGTATTGACCAGAAAAGGGGTTGGGTGAAATGGTAAAGCATTGGCGTCTTATTTCATTATTAGCCTTAGTGCCGCTTCTATTAAGCGGATGTGGAAAACCTTTTTTATCCACGCTCAAGCCTGCTGGCGAGGTGGCTGATAAACAGTATGACCTGACAGTGCTCAGTACATTGATTATGGTGGTTGTTGTTGCAGTAGTATCTGTTATCTTCTTTTATGTGATTGTGAGATTCAGAAGATCACGGGTCGGTGAGAATACGATACCGAAACAGGTAGAGGGGAACAAATTTTTAGAAATCACATGGACCGTGATCCCGATTTTGCTGCTCATTATTCTTGTGATCCCTGTCGTACTATATACGCTAGAGCTAGCAGATACATCACCAATGGATAAGAAAAGCCGCAAAGCTGAGGATGCTCTTGTAGTCAATGTCCGGGCAAATTTATATTGGTGGGAGTTTGAATACCCTGATTACGGGATTATCACAAGTCAGGAGCTGATTGTGCCGACAGACCAGCGTGTGTATTTTAATTTAAAAGCCTCAGATGTAAAACATTCCTTCTGGATTCCTTCAGTTGGAGGAAAACTTGATACGAATACGGATAATGAAAATAAGTTTTTCCTGACATTTGATTCAAAACGAAGCAAAGAGGCAGGAGATATGTTTTTTGGAAAGTGTGCAGAGCTTTGCGGCCCTTCACACGCGCTGATGGATTTTAAGGTAAAGACGATGTCTGCAAAAGAATTTCAGGGCTGGACAAAAGAAATGAAAAACTATAAGTCTACAGCAGAGAGTGATTTGGCTAAGCAGGGCGAAGAACTCTTTAAAGAGAAGAACTGCCTGAGCTGCCATGCGGTCGAGCCGAATGATAAGCGGGCAGAAGCAGCAAGAACGGCCCCCAACTTAGCGACCTTCGGTGAAAGGGCAAAAGTGGCAGGGGTGAAAGACGCTAACGAAGAAAATGTGAAGGATTGGCTGAAGGATCCTGAGAGCATAAAACCGGGGAACAAAATGACTGGAACATATCCGAAGCTCTCAGACAGTGAAACAGATGCGCTTTATGAATACTTAAAAGGCTTAAAAACGGAAAGCAAGTAGGAAAGAAAGGGAGATATTAGGGGAGGTCGCATATGTTGAACACGCTTACAGAAAAGCGGGCGCGCGGATCTATACTTTGGGATTATTTGACGACGGTGGACCATAAAAAAATCGCGGTTCTTTACTTAATCGCCGGGGGATTCTTCTTTCTTGTCGGCGGAATTGAAGCGATGTTTATCAGAATTCAGCTTGCAAAGCCGGAAAATGCTTTTCTCAGTGCTCAAGCGTACAATGAAGTCATGACAATGCACGGGACGACGATGATCTTTCTGGCTGCGATGCCGCTTTTATTTGCCTTGATGAATGCGGTCGTGCCTTTGCAGATTGGGGCTCGTGACGTTTCGTTTCCATTTTTAAACTCACTCGGTTTTTGGCTCTTCTTTTTCGGGGGCATCTTCTTAAATCTAAGCTGGTTTTTGGGCGGAGCGCCAGATGCGGGCTGGACGTCATATGCCTCACTTTCGCTTCATTCTGAAGGGCACGGCATAGACTTTTTCGTCCTCGGACTGCAAATATCGGGGCTCGGGACGCTGATAGCCGGGATTAACTTTTTGGCCACGATTATTAACATGAGGGCGCCCGGCATGACGTACATGAGGCTGCCTTTGTTTACATGGACGACATTTGTGGCTTCGGCATTGATTTTGTTTGCATTTCCGCCGCTTACAGCCGGATTGGCTCTGATGATGCTGGATCGGCTGTTCGGCACCAATTTCTTTAATCCAGAGCTTGGCGGGAATACGGTCATTTGGGAGCATTTGTTTTGGATCTTTGGCCACCCGGAGGTTTATATCTTGATTTTGCCTGCATTCGGTATTTTTTCAGAGGTCATTCCTGTGTTCGCCAGAAAGCGTTTGTTTGGGTAT
Coding sequences:
- a CDS encoding FtsW/RodA/SpoVE family cell cycle protein, with the protein product MLKKMLKSYDYSLIFAIVLLCGFGLVMVYSSSMITAVSRYNVSSNFFFMRQLFALFAGGALFILMALFPYKALAHQKFQKGMLLVSVFALISLFVFGHVAGNAQSWFKIGGLSMQPGEFVKLVVILYLAAVYAKKQSYIDHLLTGVAPPVVMTIILCGLIAMQPDFGTAAIIGLIAACMILCSGFSGKTLARLILLGGIVLLLVSPIIYLNKDKILSEKRLDRFESLEDPFKYADSSGLQVINSYYAIGSGGIFGMGLGESIQKYGYLPESHTDFIMAVIAEELGIFGVLFVIILLGFIVIKGFYIARKCEDPFGSLLAIGISSMIAIQSFVNLGGVSGLIPITGVTLPFISYGGSSLVLLLASMGILANISMFVKYSENKKKKEPVASKGMKKKQLEKTVYL
- a CDS encoding deoxyribodipyrimidine photo-lyase; the encoded protein is MKVVIVWFRRDLRLEDNTALSKAISYSKQKQAGLLPIFQIDPHFVDMKYDMSHEYFFKTLSVFTNEARQKGLYLHIFYLEAIHMFRRLMDAYEIDAVFYNQDDAGYGAQRDHEVSAFLRKNGIYPSPWTDAHIHGADDIVKQDGSMYKVFTPYFRSWSKAEKPKMMEIDPHFLCSTQMIRNQSLSNQGERVLEHLVQSSKRHWVHVDASIAKEALFRFIDEKLSMYHKNRDMPFANSTSKLSRFLKTGVLSPRMVYYAVLQHESPQGAKDVFIKELAWRDFYNMVYAAHPHMAETEIDERFRNISWNHDHKLFQAWCEGRTGFPIVDAGMRQLNKEGWMHNRLRMITASFLVKEFLIDWRLGEAYFADKLIDYDPASNIGGWQWAASVGTDAVPYFRIFNPVIQSKKFDPDGLFIKRYIPELKHIPDEFLHEPWKMTPQIEGSSSCIIGEDYPNPLIDHQVQRRLAIETYETAKNMT
- the ctaA gene encoding heme A synthase CtaA; this encodes MNKALKALGVLTTFVMLIVLIGGALVTKTGSGQGCGRQWPLCHGRFFPELNPASIIEWSHRFASGISIILVLSLAFWSWRKITPIFRETTFLAIMSIIFLFLQALLGALAVVFGSNALIMALHFGISLISFASVLILTLLIFEADKSVRKLVKPLKIGKRMQFHMIGILIYTYIVVYTGAYVRHTESSLACPDVPLCSPLNNGLPTQFPEWVQMGHRTAALLLFVWIIVAAVHAITSYKDQKQIFWGWISCLIFITLQALSGIMIVYTELALGFALAHSFFIACLFGVLCYFILLIARFRYESRQS
- the cyoE gene encoding heme o synthase; amino-acid sequence: MANSRIINDTAIDGQIEETTAWKDFLSLIKIGIVNSNLITTFTGMWLALHISGLSFLGNINTVLLTLIGSSLIIAGSCAINNWYDRDIDHLMERTKVRPTVTGKIQPNQALWSGILLVALGLIMLLMTTVMAAVIGFIGVFTYVVLYTMWTKRRYTINTVVGSVSGAVPPLIGWTAVEGHIGVVAWVLFMILFIWQIPHFLALAIKKTEDYRAANIPMLPVVYGFEVTKRQIIVWVACLMPLPFFLGSLGLPIVILGLLLNIGWLILGLMGLRTKNIMKWATQMFIYSLNYMTIYFVAMVVLTLF
- the coxB gene encoding cytochrome c oxidase subunit II, translating into MVKHWRLISLLALVPLLLSGCGKPFLSTLKPAGEVADKQYDLTVLSTLIMVVVVAVVSVIFFYVIVRFRRSRVGENTIPKQVEGNKFLEITWTVIPILLLIILVIPVVLYTLELADTSPMDKKSRKAEDALVVNVRANLYWWEFEYPDYGIITSQELIVPTDQRVYFNLKASDVKHSFWIPSVGGKLDTNTDNENKFFLTFDSKRSKEAGDMFFGKCAELCGPSHALMDFKVKTMSAKEFQGWTKEMKNYKSTAESDLAKQGEELFKEKNCLSCHAVEPNDKRAEAARTAPNLATFGERAKVAGVKDANEENVKDWLKDPESIKPGNKMTGTYPKLSDSETDALYEYLKGLKTESK
- the pyc gene encoding pyruvate carboxylase — its product is MSQQSIQKVLVANRGEIAIRIFRACTELNIRTVAVYSKEDSGSYHRYKADEAYLVGEGKKPIDAYLDIEGIIDIAKRNKVDAIHPGYGFLSENIHFAKRCEEEGIVFIGPTSEHLNMFGDKVKAREQAEKAGIPVIPGSDGPAETLEAVEQFGQTHGYPMIIKASLGGGGRGMRIVRSESEVKEAYDRAKSEAKAAFGNDEVYVEKLIENPKHIEVQVIGDKQGNVVHLFERDCSVQRRHQKVIEVAPSVSLSPELRDQICEAAVALAKNVDYINAGTVEFLVANNEFYFIEVNPRVQVEHTITEMITGVDIVQTQILVAQGHSLHSKKVNIPHQKDISTIGYAIQSRVTTEDPQNDFMPDTGKIMAYRSGGGFGVRLDTGNSFQGAVITPYYDSLLVKLSTWALTFEQAAAKMVRNLQEFRIRGIKTNIPFLENVAKHDKFLTGQYDTSFIDTTPELFIFPKQKDRGTKMLTYIGNVTVNGFPGIGKKEKPAFDKPIHVKADVDQEPARGTKQILDEKGAEGLAKWVKEQKSVLLTDTTFRDAHQSLLATRFRSHDLKKIANPTAALWPELFSMEMWGGATFDVAYRFLKEDPWKRLEDLRKEVPNTLFQMLLRSSNAVGYTNYPDNVIKEFVKQSAQSGIDVFRIFDSLNWVKGMTLAIDAVRDTGKVAEAAICYTGDILDKNRTKYDLAYYTSMAKELEAAGAHILGIKDMAGLLKPQAAYELVSALKETINIPVHLHTHDTSGNGIYMYAKAVEAGVDIIDVAVSSMAGLTSQPSASGFYHAMEGHARRPEMNVQGVEMLSQYWESVRKYYSEFESGMKSPHTEIYEHEMPGGQYSNLQQQAKGVGLGDRWNEVKEMYRRVNDMFGDVVKVTPSSKVVGDMALYMVQNNLTEKDVYEKGESLDFPDSVVELFKGNIGQPHGGFPQKLQKLILKGQEPITVRPGELLEPVSFEAIKQEFKEQHNLEISDQDAIAYALYPKVFSDYVKTAESYGDISVLDTPTFFYGMTLGEEIEVEIERGKTLIVKLISIGEPQPDATRVLYFELNGQPREVVIKDESIKSSVQEKLKADRTNPTHIAASMPGTVIKVLTEAGAKVNKGDHLMINEAMKMETTVQAPFSGTIKQVHVKNGEPIQTGDLLIEIEKA